In one Lolium rigidum isolate FL_2022 chromosome 3, APGP_CSIRO_Lrig_0.1, whole genome shotgun sequence genomic region, the following are encoded:
- the LOC124698353 gene encoding rapid alkalinization factor 23-like: MPPWAASLVLLLLLLLLHGRGGHGINLDMGAEVQMDSEAHRMLLSAASRGYISYDALRGDAVPCSRPGVPYYNCRISKTANPYTRGCESITMCRDAEGN; the protein is encoded by the coding sequence ATGCCTCCATGGGCAGCATcgctcgtgctgctgctgctgctcctcctcctccatgggaGAGGAGGCCATGGCATCAACCTGGACATGGGGGCGGAGGTGCAGATGGACTCGGAGGCTCACCGGATGCTGCTGTCGGCGGCGAGCAGGGGGTACATCAGCTACGACGCGCTGAGGGGAGACGCGGTGCCGTGCTCAAGGCCCGGGGTGCCCTACTACAACTGCAGGATCAGCAAGACCGCCAACCCGTACACCAGGGGCTGCGAGAGCATCACCATGTGCAGGGATGCGGAAGGTAATTGA